In a genomic window of Bemisia tabaci chromosome 1, PGI_BMITA_v3:
- the LOC109044038 gene encoding MPN domain-containing protein — translation MEKVEESEDIVDEEEEEDEDILEEEGESGEAAKSGVSSANAAPTSKVVTLSMLLNANILNPGQAALSVEYMGQKFIGDLLADGKIRSIETDSTFASPSAWANHCKRIINPDKKSGTGWASIKYNGVKLEVFKNKFLKKKTEDTNKENETTEDEASKKQQVAKPPATMYNMPVNLNPPVRIPVKHHHLGNRTPLHNLNTLVETTPWSSMGKIQPFLVTIATSASLVMDFHCHLTTSEVTGYLAGYWDVNAHTVAITHALPCRCRLMDKELAPLIETELKKTMEEKKLTLVGWYHSHPHTSATPTIRDVDRQLEYELALKGNNDASYVPCIGFICSPYNKENISSESSIMSYWVMPPPEHKPNEYPRPMLMSYSVSQDPFMSQDSLNELKRCVDFYKNDPDCIIFRDIYRGETTYLEKLKMSLTSKFPRDQDTTMLWNYISELACPGSTGQMTPPPSEAKEKPPQPVKKLPPVPTPEVTIKPILTSTSSSSSSSPSIPSANYNFAVPSTSKVPTSSQQSFPPNMFLNTDLATALLASGKFPSAASLMGLSNLFAQTNPMMFKGHSRAGNSSRSHSPTPKKHKTDRNFVVPDVRNYVSKSQN, via the exons ATGGAGAAAGTTGAGGAATCTGAAGATATTGTTgatgaggaggaagaggaagatgaaGATATTCTTGAAGAG GAAGGAGAAAGTGGTGAAGCAGCTAAGTCCGGTGTAAGTAGTGCCAATGCTGCCCCAACAAGCAAAGTTGTAACACTATCAATGCTTCTCAATGCAAATATTCTGAATCCTGGCCAAGCAGCTCTTTCTGTTGAGTACAtg GGACAAAAGTTTATAGGAGATTTACTGGCAGATGGAAAAATCAGATCAATAGAGACAGATTCAACCTTTGCCTCCCCAAGTGCTTGGGCCAACCATTGTAAGCGCATCATTAACCCCGATAAAAAATCAGGAACTGGTTGGGCATCg ATAAAATACAATGGTGTTAAGCTGGAAGTattcaaaaataagtttttgaaaaagaagacgGAAGATACAAATAAGGAAAATGAAACAACAGAGG ATGAAGCTTCAAAGAAACAGCAAGTGGCCAAACCTCCTGCAACCATGTACAACATGCCTGTCAACCTGAATCCTCCAGTTAGAATACCGGTCAAACACCATCATCTTGGGAATCGAACACCATTGCA TAATCTTAACACATTGGTTGAAACAACACCATGGTCATCAATGGGGAAAATTCAACCGTTTTTGGTAACAATTGCTACAAGTGCTTCACTTGTCATGGATTTCCACTGTCACCTGACAACCAGCGAAGTGACAGGCTATCTAGCAGGTTACTGGGACGTGAATGCTCACA CTGTTGCAATTACTCATGCGTTACCTTGCCGCTGCCGACTGATGGATAAGGAGCTGGCTCCTCTGATTGAGACGGAGTTGAAGAAAACGATGGAAGAGAAAAAGCTGACACTTGTTGGGTGGTACCACTCTCACCCACATACCTCTGCTACACCAACGATTAGAGATGTTGATCGGCAGTTGGAATATGAGTTGGCCCTCAAAGGAAACAATGATGCCAGCTATGTACCCTGCATTGGTTTTATTTGTT CACCGTACAACAAAGAGAACATCAGTTCAGAGTCATCAATAATGAGCTACTGGGTTATGCCTCCTCCAGAGCATAAACCAAACGAGTATCCACGACCAATGCTCATGAGTTACTCAGTGTCACAGGATCCGTTTATGTCTCAGGACTCCCTGAATGAATTG AAACGATGTGTGGATTTCTATAAAAATGATCCAGATTGCATAATATTTAGAGACATTTACCGAGGTGAAACTACTTATCTAGAAAAATTGAAG ATGTCTCTGACGTCAAAATTCCCTCGAGATCAAGACACAACCATGCTTTGGAATTACATTTCTGAGCTAGCCTGTCCAGGCAGCACAGGACAGATGACACCGCCGCCCAGTGAGGCAAAGGAAAAACCTCCACAACCTGTCAAGAAACTGCCACCAGTGCCAACACCCGAAGTGACCATAAAACCTATCCTAACGTCcacttcctcttcctcctcttcttcacCCTCTATACCCTCAGCAAATTATAACTTTGCTGTTCCTTCAACGTCTAAAGTCCCAACCTCATCACAGCAGTCATTCCCGCCCAACATGTTTCTCAATACCGATCTGGCTACAGCATTATTGGCTAGTGGCAAATTCCCCTCCGCAGCTTCTTTGATGGGACTCTCCAACTTATTTGCACAAACTAACCCAATGATGTTCAAAGGACATTCACGAGCAGGGAATTCCTCCCGATCACATTCACCTACGCCTAAAAAACATAAGACGGATAGAAATTTTGTGGTGCCGGATGTCAGAAATTACGTTTCTAAGTCACAGAATTGA